A portion of the Nitratidesulfovibrio termitidis HI1 genome contains these proteins:
- a CDS encoding purine-nucleoside phosphorylase, with protein MQNPENVQNAASVIVSALSEMSERSEMSGMPGRATRPRVGVVCGTGLGGLADALTDARPLPYSQIPGFPQSTVASHEGRFLFGRIGTVDVVLQQGRCHLYEGYAPEDVCMGVRVMAALGIESLVITNAAGALNPRWDAGDLMLITDHINFTGRSPLTGPNHDAWGPRFPDMSAPYDAAIGRIAMEEAARLGVRLERGVYVGVPGPQMETPAETRMYRQLGADAVGMSTVLEVIAARHMGLRVLGISCLTNKNLPDCMQEAPLEEVIRVAGEAGDKLTRLVAAVVARV; from the coding sequence ATGCAAAACCCGGAAAATGTCCAGAATGCGGCATCCGTTATCGTTTCCGCCCTGTCCGAGATGTCCGAGAGGTCCGAGATGTCCGGCATGCCCGGACGCGCCACCCGCCCCCGCGTGGGCGTGGTGTGCGGCACCGGCCTTGGCGGCCTGGCCGACGCCCTGACCGATGCCCGCCCCCTGCCCTATTCGCAGATACCGGGCTTTCCGCAGTCTACCGTGGCCTCGCACGAGGGACGGTTTCTGTTCGGGCGCATCGGCACGGTGGATGTGGTGCTGCAACAGGGCCGCTGCCACCTGTACGAAGGCTACGCGCCGGAAGACGTGTGCATGGGCGTGCGGGTCATGGCGGCGCTGGGCATCGAGTCGCTGGTCATCACCAACGCCGCCGGAGCGCTGAACCCGCGCTGGGACGCGGGCGACCTGATGCTGATCACCGACCACATCAATTTCACCGGGCGCAGCCCCCTCACCGGCCCCAATCACGACGCTTGGGGACCGCGCTTTCCCGACATGAGCGCCCCCTACGATGCCGCGATTGGCCGCATCGCCATGGAAGAAGCGGCGCGCCTTGGCGTGCGACTGGAGCGGGGGGTGTACGTGGGCGTGCCCGGCCCGCAGATGGAAACCCCGGCAGAAACCCGCATGTACCGCCAACTGGGTGCAGACGCCGTGGGCATGTCCACGGTGCTGGAAGTCATTGCAGCGCGCCACATGGGGCTGCGGGTGCTGGGTATTTCATGCCTGACCAACAAGAACCTGCCCGACTGCATGCAGGAGGCTCCGCTGGAGGAGGTCATCCGCGTGGCGGGTGAGGCCGGGGACAAGCTGACCCGGCTGGTGGCGGCGGTGGTGGCGAGGGTTTAG
- a CDS encoding tRNA (cytidine(34)-2'-O)-methyltransferase, with product MHIVLYHPEIPPNTGNVARLCAATRTELHLIEPLGFSLDDRYLKRAGLDYWPHVNLSVWPDWQAYLDGPGRERRLVMTSARAGAAVHRFDFTERDALVFGPETTGLPADVLDATPHHVRIPIWGEVRSLNLSTATGIVLYQALAHTGALEGR from the coding sequence ATGCACATCGTTCTGTACCATCCGGAAATTCCGCCCAACACGGGCAACGTGGCGCGACTGTGCGCGGCCACGCGCACGGAGTTGCACCTCATCGAGCCGCTGGGCTTCAGCCTGGATGACCGCTACCTGAAACGGGCAGGGCTGGACTACTGGCCGCACGTGAACCTTTCCGTGTGGCCGGACTGGCAGGCCTACCTGGACGGGCCGGGGCGCGAACGCCGCCTGGTCATGACCAGCGCCCGCGCGGGGGCGGCGGTGCACCGTTTTGACTTCACGGAGCGCGACGCCCTTGTGTTCGGACCGGAAACCACCGGCCTGCCCGCCGATGTACTGGATGCCACGCCGCACCATGTGCGCATCCCCATCTGGGGCGAGGTGCGCAGCCTTAACCTGTCCACGGCCACGGGCATCGTGCTGTATCAGGCGTTGGCGCACACCGGGGCGCTGGAAGGCCGCTGA
- a CDS encoding CobD/CbiB family cobalamin biosynthesis protein, with amino-acid sequence MDFLWGAWGAWGLLAVPPLALLLDLWLGDPRGLPHPVCGVGRVLHRAEAFARRHADGLPEGARPAALRRAGVLAVVTVAGGTALAVWGLTCLPLLAPWLGALVAVYFAWAGLALGSLLREGRRTLHAIEHGTLDEARTAVSMLVSRDTAQLDRPDLRRALAETLAENFNDGFVAPLFWLLLGGPAALWGYKAVSTMDSMWGYRTEAWCDLGRACARLDDVLAWLPARLATLFLWLSAPLALKDGGHGGWRGFGPMARDARSMESPNAGWPMSAAAWLHGAPMGGPTPYFGVVKHKPVLGPRPDANDGDFAGADACGVAFTPTHAWDGERLEGLLRHLRVAGLTAAGCLWGVAVLLRLLA; translated from the coding sequence ATGGATTTCCTGTGGGGCGCGTGGGGGGCGTGGGGTCTGCTGGCCGTGCCGCCGCTGGCCCTGCTGCTGGACCTGTGGCTGGGCGATCCGCGCGGCCTGCCGCACCCGGTGTGTGGCGTGGGCCGCGTGCTGCACCGGGCGGAGGCATTTGCCCGTCGCCATGCCGATGGCCTGCCGGAAGGGGCACGCCCCGCCGCGCTGCGCCGGGCAGGCGTGCTTGCGGTCGTGACCGTGGCGGGCGGCACCGCGCTTGCCGTGTGGGGATTGACCTGCCTGCCCCTGCTGGCCCCGTGGCTGGGTGCGCTGGTGGCCGTGTATTTTGCGTGGGCCGGACTGGCGCTGGGCAGCCTGCTGCGCGAGGGGCGGCGTACCCTGCATGCCATAGAACACGGCACGCTGGACGAGGCCCGCACGGCAGTGTCCATGCTGGTCAGCCGCGACACGGCGCAACTGGACCGTCCGGACCTGCGCCGCGCGCTGGCCGAAACGCTGGCCGAGAATTTCAACGACGGCTTCGTGGCCCCGTTGTTCTGGCTGCTGCTGGGCGGCCCCGCCGCGCTGTGGGGCTACAAGGCGGTGAGCACCATGGATTCCATGTGGGGCTACCGTACGGAAGCATGGTGTGATCTGGGCCGGGCCTGCGCCCGGCTGGATGACGTGCTGGCATGGCTGCCCGCGCGTCTGGCCACGCTGTTCCTGTGGCTGTCGGCCCCGCTGGCTTTAAAGGACGGTGGCCACGGCGGCTGGCGCGGCTTCGGCCCCATGGCCCGCGATGCGCGCAGCATGGAATCGCCCAACGCGGGCTGGCCCATGAGCGCCGCTGCATGGCTGCATGGCGCGCCCATGGGAGGGCCGACCCCCTATTTCGGGGTGGTCAAGCACAAGCCGGTGCTGGGGCCGCGCCCGGATGCGAATGACGGTGACTTCGCTGGCGCGGACGCGTGTGGCGTGGCATTCACCCCCACCCATGCATGGGACGGCGAGCGGCTGGAAGGGCTGCTGCGCCATCTGCGTGTGGCCGGGCTGACGGCGGCGGGCTGCCTGTGGGGCGTGGCGGTGCTGCTGCGGTTGCTGGCGTAA
- a CDS encoding NAD(P)/FAD-dependent oxidoreductase: MTPTDTDVLILGAGASGLFCAMTAAARGRRVTLVDHARATGRKVRIAGGGKCNFTNLEMHARHYVGGNPHFPKSALARLTPWDMVSLVSENAIAWEEREHGQLFCLRSADDVADLLEQRCRAANCRFLLGQRVEAVEHDGDAFVVTIAPAQAAGSDGDGSTQGDTGTTTRLRAASLVVATGSAAWPQIGATDIGHRIARQFGHKVAPSRPVLVPLTMAPQWPLHGLAGIALPARVTTEGASFTLPLLFTHRGISGPAALQASCYWQPGQPLEIDFLPGENLDELLRAPEHGKLLVRTLLGRLFPDRLAERLVPPDLAGRKIAELSRAARTALHEAVHAHTAVPTGTEGMRKAEAAAGGVRVDHISSRSMESALRPGLFFTGEVLDVTGQLGGYNLHWAWASGKAAGEVA; encoded by the coding sequence GTGACCCCCACCGATACCGACGTGCTGATTCTGGGGGCCGGAGCCTCCGGCCTGTTCTGCGCCATGACCGCCGCCGCGCGGGGCCGCCGCGTGACGCTGGTGGACCACGCCCGCGCCACCGGGCGCAAGGTGCGCATCGCCGGTGGCGGCAAGTGCAACTTCACCAACCTGGAGATGCACGCCCGGCACTACGTGGGCGGCAACCCCCACTTTCCCAAGTCCGCCCTGGCCCGGCTTACCCCGTGGGACATGGTCAGCCTGGTGTCCGAAAACGCCATCGCCTGGGAAGAGCGCGAGCACGGGCAACTGTTCTGCCTGCGCTCCGCCGACGACGTGGCCGATCTGCTGGAACAACGTTGCCGTGCCGCGAACTGCCGCTTTCTGCTGGGCCAGCGCGTGGAAGCGGTGGAACACGACGGCGATGCCTTCGTGGTGACCATCGCCCCGGCGCAGGCTGCCGGAAGCGACGGTGACGGAAGCACGCAAGGGGATACCGGCACGACTACCCGGCTGCGCGCCGCATCGCTGGTGGTGGCCACGGGCAGCGCGGCCTGGCCGCAGATCGGGGCTACCGACATCGGCCACCGCATCGCCCGGCAGTTCGGGCACAAGGTGGCTCCGTCGCGCCCGGTGCTGGTACCGCTGACCATGGCCCCGCAGTGGCCGCTGCACGGCCTTGCGGGCATTGCCCTGCCCGCCCGCGTGACCACGGAAGGGGCATCGTTCACCCTGCCCCTGCTGTTCACCCACCGGGGCATCAGCGGACCGGCTGCCCTTCAGGCTTCCTGCTACTGGCAGCCCGGTCAGCCGTTGGAAATCGACTTTCTGCCCGGTGAAAACCTGGACGAACTGCTGCGCGCACCGGAACACGGCAAGCTGCTGGTGCGCACCCTGCTGGGCCGCCTGTTCCCTGACCGTCTGGCGGAACGGCTGGTGCCGCCCGATCTCGCGGGGCGCAAGATCGCCGAACTGTCCAGGGCCGCCCGCACCGCCCTGCACGAGGCCGTGCACGCCCACACCGCCGTACCCACTGGAACGGAGGGCATGCGCAAGGCGGAAGCCGCGGCGGGCGGCGTGCGCGTTGACCACATTTCCTCGCGCAGCATGGAAAGCGCGCTACGCCCCGGCCTGTTCTTTACCGGAGAAGTGCTGGACGTCACCGGACAGCTTGGCGGCTACAACCTGCATTGGGCCTGGGCCAGCGGCAAGGCCGCCGGAGAGGTGGCGTAG
- a CDS encoding DksA/TraR family C4-type zinc finger protein: MATGWAGDNAVNDQIRDSIADEVQRARDSLPKGPGLDFCEECGDPIPEARRKALPGVRLCVPCQQEADRDRQTVSLYNRKGSKDSQLR; encoded by the coding sequence ATGGCCACCGGATGGGCTGGCGACAACGCCGTCAACGACCAGATACGCGATTCCATCGCCGACGAAGTGCAACGGGCCCGCGACAGCCTGCCCAAAGGGCCGGGGCTGGACTTTTGCGAGGAGTGCGGCGACCCCATTCCGGAAGCCCGGCGCAAGGCCCTGCCCGGCGTGCGCCTGTGCGTGCCCTGCCAGCAGGAGGCCGACCGGGACCGTCAGACCGTCTCGCTGTACAACCGCAAGGGCAGCAAGGACAGCCAGTTGCGTTGA
- the typA gene encoding translational GTPase TypA, whose amino-acid sequence MSTAVHNDRLRNVAIIAHVDHGKTTLVDAMFRQSGVFRADQQVDDRVMDRMDLERERGITIAAKNCAVSWQGVKINIIDTPGHADFGGEVERALSMASGAILLVDASEGPLPQTRFVLRKTLEAGLKVVVVVNKIDRKDARPQEVLNEIYDLFIDLDANEQQLEFPVLYAIGREGVAMHGLEDEQVDLTPLFETIVKEMPGPAYDPAEPFQMLVADLAYSDYLGRMAVGRVFHGSVKAKDSLVCIDEDGKENSLRVTRLQVYEGLQLRDADEAEPGDIVVVAGIEDVKIGDTICTREAPRALPRIRVDEPTVAMRFTINTSPLAGREGKLVQSSKIRERLMREALSNVAIRVEDSEERDSFIVKGRGEFQMAILIETMRREGFELCVGRPEVIMRDQGSERLEPIEHLYVDCDETFMGVVTEKLSIRKGRMTNCANNGTGRVRLEFSVPSRGLIGYRDEFLTDTKGTGIMNSYLEGYEPYRGDFPTRFTGSLVADRSGNAVAYALFNLEPRGEMFCVPGDPVYEGLICGEHNRENDIDVNPTKEKKLTNMRASGKDENVILTPVRPMTLERALHFVREDEMVEVTPLSIRLRKSILPAQKRYQMEAAKKKSK is encoded by the coding sequence TTGAGCACCGCAGTGCACAACGACAGGTTGCGCAACGTCGCCATCATCGCCCACGTTGACCACGGCAAGACCACCCTCGTGGACGCCATGTTTCGCCAGAGCGGCGTATTCCGCGCCGACCAGCAGGTGGACGACCGCGTCATGGACCGCATGGACCTGGAACGCGAGCGCGGCATCACCATCGCCGCCAAGAACTGCGCCGTGTCGTGGCAGGGCGTGAAGATCAACATCATCGACACCCCCGGCCACGCCGACTTTGGCGGCGAGGTGGAGCGTGCCCTGTCCATGGCCAGCGGCGCCATCCTGCTGGTGGACGCCTCGGAAGGCCCCCTGCCCCAGACCCGCTTCGTGCTGCGCAAGACGCTGGAAGCTGGCCTGAAAGTGGTCGTTGTGGTCAACAAGATCGACCGCAAGGACGCCCGCCCGCAGGAAGTGCTGAACGAAATCTACGACCTGTTCATCGACCTGGACGCCAACGAGCAGCAGCTGGAATTTCCCGTGCTGTACGCCATTGGCCGCGAAGGCGTGGCCATGCACGGCCTTGAGGACGAGCAGGTGGACCTGACCCCGCTGTTCGAGACCATCGTCAAGGAAATGCCCGGCCCGGCGTACGACCCGGCGGAACCCTTCCAGATGCTGGTGGCCGACCTTGCCTACTCCGATTACCTCGGCCGCATGGCCGTGGGCCGCGTGTTCCACGGCTCGGTCAAGGCCAAGGACAGCCTGGTGTGCATCGACGAGGACGGCAAGGAAAACTCCCTGCGCGTCACCCGCCTGCAGGTCTACGAAGGGCTGCAACTGCGCGATGCCGACGAGGCCGAACCCGGCGACATCGTGGTGGTGGCGGGCATCGAGGACGTGAAGATCGGCGACACCATCTGCACCCGCGAAGCCCCGCGCGCCCTGCCCCGCATCCGCGTGGACGAACCCACCGTGGCCATGCGCTTCACCATCAACACCTCGCCGCTGGCAGGCCGCGAAGGCAAGCTGGTGCAGTCCAGCAAAATCCGCGAACGCCTGATGCGCGAAGCGCTGTCCAACGTGGCCATCCGCGTGGAAGATTCCGAAGAGCGCGACAGCTTCATCGTGAAAGGCCGCGGCGAATTCCAGATGGCCATCCTGATCGAGACCATGCGCCGCGAAGGCTTTGAACTGTGCGTGGGCCGTCCGGAAGTCATCATGCGCGACCAGGGCAGCGAGCGCCTGGAGCCCATCGAACACCTGTACGTGGACTGCGACGAGACGTTCATGGGCGTGGTTACCGAAAAGCTGTCCATCCGCAAGGGCCGCATGACCAACTGCGCCAACAACGGCACCGGCCGCGTGCGGCTGGAGTTTTCCGTGCCTTCGCGCGGGCTTATCGGCTACCGCGACGAATTCCTTACCGACACCAAGGGCACCGGCATCATGAACTCGTACCTTGAAGGGTACGAGCCCTACCGCGGCGACTTCCCCACCCGGTTCACCGGTTCGCTGGTGGCCGACCGTTCGGGCAACGCCGTGGCCTACGCCCTGTTCAACCTGGAGCCGCGCGGTGAAATGTTCTGCGTGCCCGGCGACCCGGTGTACGAAGGACTGATCTGCGGTGAGCACAACCGCGAAAACGACATCGACGTGAACCCCACCAAGGAAAAGAAGCTCACCAACATGCGCGCCTCGGGCAAGGACGAAAACGTCATCCTTACCCCCGTGCGGCCCATGACCCTGGAGCGCGCACTGCACTTCGTGCGCGAGGACGAAATGGTGGAGGTGACCCCCCTGTCCATCCGCCTGCGCAAGTCCATCCTGCCCGCCCAGAAGCGCTACCAGATGGAAGCCGCTAAGAAGAAGAGCAAGTAG
- a CDS encoding YheT family hydrolase, whose translation MPVSFASSYRAPFFLRNGHAQTIFPVLFRPRPEVEQRRERLDLPDDFIDLDLTPADPFAPFRGVAVISHGLEGNSRRRYVQGMARALAATGWDVVARNFRGCGGETNRQPHMYHSGETDDLHATVQFCLARGYRRIALVGFSMGGNQTLKYLGENPDRVPAEVVGAAAFSVPCDLVGAAAVLDRPANRIYMEYFLRSLRVKMREKAALFPGRFDLAGLDAMRTFAEFDGRFTAPLHGFASAMDYWTRSGCLQVLHGIRVPTLLVNACDDPFLSQNCFPEAEAARNPALHLEMPRDGGHVGFVTLNGGNRYWSEARAADFLGALGTEQAGH comes from the coding sequence ATGCCCGTTTCCTTCGCCTCCAGCTATCGCGCGCCGTTCTTCCTGCGCAACGGGCACGCGCAGACCATCTTTCCCGTGCTGTTCCGCCCCCGCCCGGAGGTGGAACAGCGCCGCGAACGGCTGGACCTGCCCGACGACTTCATCGACCTCGACCTGACCCCAGCCGATCCTTTTGCCCCGTTCCGGGGCGTGGCCGTCATCTCGCACGGGCTGGAAGGCAATTCGCGCCGCCGCTACGTGCAGGGCATGGCCCGCGCGCTTGCCGCCACAGGCTGGGACGTGGTGGCCCGCAACTTTAGGGGCTGCGGCGGTGAAACCAACCGCCAGCCGCACATGTACCACAGCGGCGAGACGGACGACCTGCACGCCACCGTGCAGTTCTGCCTGGCCCGTGGCTACCGGCGCATCGCGCTGGTGGGCTTCAGCATGGGCGGCAACCAGACCCTGAAGTATCTGGGCGAGAACCCGGACCGCGTGCCTGCCGAGGTGGTGGGGGCGGCGGCCTTTTCCGTGCCGTGCGACCTGGTGGGCGCGGCTGCCGTGCTGGACCGGCCCGCCAACCGTATCTACATGGAATACTTCCTGCGGTCGCTGCGGGTGAAGATGCGCGAAAAGGCGGCCCTGTTCCCCGGGCGGTTCGATCTGGCCGGGCTGGACGCCATGCGCACCTTTGCCGAGTTCGACGGACGGTTCACCGCGCCGCTGCACGGTTTTGCCTCGGCCATGGACTACTGGACGCGCAGCGGCTGCTTGCAGGTGCTGCATGGCATCCGGGTGCCCACCCTGCTGGTCAACGCCTGCGACGATCCTTTTCTGTCGCAGAATTGCTTTCCCGAAGCGGAGGCGGCGCGCAATCCGGCGTTGCACCTTGAAATGCCGCGCGACGGCGGTCATGTCGGGTTCGTGACGCTGAACGGCGGCAACCGCTACTGGTCAGAGGCGCGGGCGGCGGACTTTCTGGGGGCGTTGGGCACGGAGCAGGCCGGGCACTGA
- a CDS encoding glycoside hydrolase family 3 N-terminal domain-containing protein, producing MKKKLSLGALGAMCLLRGATCLRRTRLLLCVGAIMLACAVLPDGWGRVPGVNGSAAGIAGEFGASGAMAATGSTSANAAVDGPTAPVVPAPKVAAPKAPSIPEVSVPGVSGPARTVSPAAPKVTEGMPASGARSHGEPSLSDMIGQMLMMGFRGAEAQAVAPSASDVLGLGGLLRSLPSAKKANATNASKAGATATTGATASAGSAGAAGTSGSSGTYGVNEVLDDIRAGRVGGVILFDRDMASGSPERNIISPKQVRTLSAALQSAASASATRLPLFVAVDQEGGRVQRLKPERGFTQYPPARQLGQGTVAETRQRAVAMGRELADVGVNLNFAPVVDVDVNPDSPAIGRLGRSYGRDPRTVAAHAAAFINGMAQAGVVSCLKHFPGHGSARADSHLGVTDVSATHRPEELWPYRTLLRPVGNAWADGWGGMVMVGHLYDNRLDAAHPATLSRPTIDGLLRRDIGWRGVVITDDLQMGAITERYPREDVVFRAVDAGADILLFGNNLRWQPDLTARVHATLTGLVQSGRISADRIRQSYQRIARLKGLLRAGDGALGGSGLGVPELPDVKDGTERGRVGIGVGTSIAP from the coding sequence GTGAAGAAGAAGCTTTCGCTGGGCGCGCTTGGGGCAATGTGTCTGCTGCGTGGGGCGACCTGCCTGCGGCGCACCCGTCTGCTGTTGTGTGTCGGGGCGATCATGCTGGCGTGTGCCGTGCTGCCGGATGGCTGGGGCAGGGTGCCCGGTGTGAATGGCAGTGCCGCCGGTATTGCCGGTGAATTCGGTGCCTCCGGGGCCATGGCCGCCACGGGAAGCACCTCGGCCAATGCCGCTGTTGACGGCCCCACTGCGCCTGTGGTTCCCGCGCCCAAGGTCGCTGCGCCCAAGGCGCCGTCCATTCCCGAGGTGTCCGTTCCCGGCGTGTCTGGCCCTGCCAGAACTGTCAGTCCGGCAGCCCCCAAGGTGACGGAGGGCATGCCCGCGTCCGGGGCACGGAGTCACGGCGAACCTTCCCTTTCCGACATGATCGGCCAGATGCTCATGATGGGTTTTCGCGGGGCGGAAGCGCAGGCCGTGGCTCCGAGCGCGAGTGACGTGCTGGGGTTGGGCGGGCTGCTGCGGTCGTTGCCCAGCGCAAAGAAGGCAAACGCGACCAATGCGTCAAAGGCAGGCGCGACTGCCACAACTGGCGCTACCGCTTCAGCGGGCTCAGCGGGCGCAGCAGGCACATCCGGCTCCTCGGGCACCTACGGCGTGAACGAGGTGCTGGACGACATCCGGGCCGGGCGCGTGGGCGGGGTCATCCTGTTCGACCGTGACATGGCCTCCGGCAGCCCGGAACGCAACATCATTTCCCCCAAACAGGTGCGCACGCTGTCCGCCGCGTTGCAGTCCGCGGCCTCTGCGTCCGCCACCCGGCTGCCGCTGTTCGTGGCCGTTGATCAGGAAGGGGGGCGGGTGCAGCGGCTGAAGCCGGAGCGCGGCTTCACCCAGTACCCTCCGGCGCGTCAGCTGGGACAGGGCACGGTGGCTGAAACCCGGCAACGGGCCGTGGCCATGGGGCGCGAACTGGCCGATGTGGGGGTGAACCTGAACTTCGCGCCGGTGGTGGATGTGGACGTGAACCCGGACAGCCCGGCCATCGGCAGGCTGGGGCGGTCCTACGGGCGCGACCCGCGCACGGTGGCGGCCCACGCGGCGGCGTTCATCAACGGCATGGCGCAGGCGGGCGTGGTGTCGTGCCTCAAGCATTTTCCCGGCCACGGCAGCGCCCGCGCCGATTCGCACCTGGGGGTCACCGACGTGTCCGCCACGCATCGTCCCGAAGAACTGTGGCCCTACCGCACCCTGTTGCGCCCGGTGGGCAATGCCTGGGCCGATGGTTGGGGCGGCATGGTCATGGTAGGGCACCTGTACGACAACCGGCTGGACGCGGCGCACCCGGCAACCCTGTCGCGCCCGACCATCGACGGGTTGCTGCGCCGCGACATCGGCTGGCGGGGCGTGGTCATCACCGACGACTTGCAGATGGGCGCCATCACCGAGCGCTACCCGCGGGAAGACGTGGTGTTCCGTGCCGTGGACGCCGGGGCGGACATTCTGCTGTTCGGCAACAACCTGCGCTGGCAGCCGGACCTGACCGCGCGGGTGCATGCCACGCTGACCGGCCTTGTGCAGTCGGGGCGCATTTCCGCAGACCGCATCCGCCAGTCGTACCAGCGTATCGCCCGGCTGAAGGGGCTGCTGCGCGCGGGCGACGGAGCGTTGGGCGGCAGCGGCCTTGGCGTGCCCGAGTTACCTGATGTCAAGGATGGAACCGAGCGAGGGCGGGTAGGCATCGGCGTGGGAACTTCCATCGCGCCGTAA
- a CDS encoding hemolysin family protein, with product MDDTGTSGSLYFEAGVILLLILINGFFSLAEMSLVASRKVRLRQDAERGSKGAATALRLLRDPDRLFSTVQIGITLVGILTGAYGGAALAVHLSAVLARVDVLRPYSGPLGFGLVILLITYFTLIIGELVPKRMAFGNPEACARRTAPVMALLLRVSLPLVHLLSASSRAASRLLRLPEGGDRAVTEEDIRGLIGEGAASGVVEHAERDMLERIFRLGDRRAGVLMTHRSQVEWLDQDMPDAENMLRIAQSSHSCFPVARGDIAAATGVLKARDFLAARLATPDIPMDGFIRQPLFIPETARALTLLDLFRHSEGAPFALVVDEYGEVQGVITPNDVLEAVVGELSDEGGEPDPAAVRREDGSWLLDGMLPFDEMCSLAGLGAAEEPDDRPGSYETLAGFMLHRLGRMPAMGDALRWRGHSFEIVDMDGHRIDRVLVTPAPDRADDVSDDAP from the coding sequence ATGGACGACACAGGCACATCCGGCTCCCTCTACTTCGAGGCAGGCGTCATTCTCCTGCTCATCCTGATCAACGGGTTCTTCTCGCTGGCAGAAATGTCGCTGGTGGCGTCGCGCAAGGTGCGGCTGCGCCAGGACGCCGAGCGCGGCAGCAAGGGCGCGGCCACGGCCCTGCGCCTGCTGCGCGACCCGGACCGGCTGTTCTCCACCGTGCAGATCGGCATCACCCTTGTGGGCATCCTTACCGGGGCCTACGGCGGGGCCGCGCTGGCCGTGCACCTTTCCGCCGTGCTGGCCCGCGTGGACGTGCTGCGCCCCTACAGCGGCCCGCTGGGCTTCGGCCTGGTGATCCTGCTCATCACCTATTTCACGCTGATCATTGGCGAACTGGTGCCCAAGCGCATGGCCTTCGGCAACCCGGAGGCCTGCGCCCGCCGCACCGCGCCGGTCATGGCGCTGCTGCTGCGCGTGTCCCTGCCGCTGGTCCACCTGCTCAGCGCCTCGTCGCGCGCGGCATCGCGCCTGCTGCGCCTGCCCGAGGGCGGCGACAGGGCCGTGACGGAAGAGGACATCCGGGGGCTCATCGGCGAGGGCGCCGCATCGGGCGTGGTGGAACACGCCGAGCGGGACATGCTGGAACGCATCTTCCGGCTGGGCGACCGGCGGGCGGGGGTTCTGATGACCCACCGATCCCAGGTGGAATGGCTGGATCAGGACATGCCCGACGCAGAAAACATGCTGCGCATTGCCCAATCGTCCCACTCCTGCTTTCCCGTGGCGCGGGGCGACATTGCCGCCGCCACCGGGGTGCTCAAGGCGCGCGACTTCCTGGCCGCGCGGCTGGCCACCCCGGACATTCCCATGGACGGCTTCATCCGGCAGCCCCTGTTCATTCCAGAAACGGCCCGCGCCCTGACCCTGCTGGACCTGTTCCGCCATTCCGAAGGGGCGCCCTTTGCCCTTGTGGTGGACGAGTACGGCGAGGTTCAGGGGGTGATCACCCCCAACGACGTGCTGGAAGCCGTGGTGGGCGAACTGTCCGACGAAGGCGGCGAACCCGACCCGGCTGCCGTGCGCCGCGAGGACGGCAGCTGGCTGCTGGACGGCATGCTGCCCTTCGACGAGATGTGCTCGCTGGCGGGGCTGGGCGCTGCGGAGGAACCCGATGACCGCCCCGGTTCGTACGAGACCCTGGCCGGGTTCATGCTGCACCGTCTGGGGCGCATGCCCGCCATGGGCGACGCCCTGCGCTGGCGGGGCCATAGTTTCGAGATCGTGGACATGGATGGTCACCGCATCGACCGCGTGCTGGTGACCCCCGCCCCAGACCGCGCGGACGACGTGAGCGACGACGCGCCGTAG